TTCACGGTGGAAACATTTCTCATAACTTAATCATCGTTTGTGTCACGGACGTGTACGTCAGAGGACAAAGGACTGTGATGTTGCATAAACTCTGGATTCCACCGAGCAGCTTTTCAGGAGGCTTCACACGCCGAAGCCCGTCCCAAGCACATACGTGTGCGTGTACCAGCGTGTCTTCAGAGAGAGCTCTGACAGAGCCGTGTTCAGGAGCAGGTTATTTCTGATCATAGGATAATTACATGTTTGGCAGTGAAATGATCAATCATGTATGTTCCATGTTCACAGTGACACATCTGGAGGAAGAGCGATGTAGaatcacacaaaaaacacattctgaGATATTATACTATGCTTTTCTATACTATGCTCAACTATACTagactatactatactatactacacTATACTATGCTGTTCTGGCGACCTTGAGTATCctgaaaggcgccttataaataaaatgtattattattattattattattactgtgctGTTCTATACTATGCTCAACTATACTAGACTATACTATACTACACTATACTATGCTGTTCTATACTATGCTCAACTATACTATACTACACTATACTATGCTcaactatactaaactatactACAGTATACTGTGCTGTTCTATACTATGCTcaactatactatactatactatactatactatactatactatactagactacactacactacactatactatactatactatgctGTTCTATACTATGCTcaactatactatactatactatactatactatgctATACTATGCTGTACTATACTATACTGTACTATGCTGTGCTATACTATACTATGCTTACTATACTGTACTACTGTTCTATACTATACTAATACTATACCATGCTTTGTAATGCTATACTATGCCATACTTTGCTATAATACACTATACTAGACTATACTACACTACACTATATTATGATGTGCTAttctataatataatatactatggaACGCTATGATATATAATACTTTACAAAACTATACTAAGGATATGGTATACTAAATGTTGCTATGCTAAGCCATAATACACAATACTAAACTACTGTGCTATACTATACTAATACTCTGCCATGCTGTGTAAAGCTATCATATACTATAGTATACTATACTTTACTAACCCTAGCTATAGAAAATATGTCCAAGCAACAACATATTGTGATATTTTTTAAACCCACAGTTTGAACACAAGCAGGAGCCAGTTACAGAATCTGAAGGTGAAGTCCATGAGTCCTGCTCTTAAACTGAAAGATCACGCTCCTGAAACAAGAGAGAAACTCACAAAACCTTCATCAGCTCCGTGTCCAGAGGAGGTTTAATAACAAATCCTGTAAATTCACCTTTTAGAGTGTTTTCTCCTCCAGGCCTGTAAACATGAagcccgagcagcagcagcagctgatgtgtgACGACCATGAAGAAGAGAAGATCAACATCTactgtgtgtcctgtgagacGCCGACCTGCTCCATGTGCAAAGTGTTTCGGACGACACAAAGACTGTGACGTGGCTCCGCTCGGCAGCGTCTACATGAGACAGAAGGTGATTCAGCAGCCGACCCAACACCAGAAACACTCACTCATGATACTGTTTATTATATATTGACGTCAGCATTCTAATCTCTGTGCATGATATCAAAGGAGAAATTATTTCAGTTCCAGgtttctcatgtgaccaaatcagAACGGTGATGATTTGACCCGTAATGACCTCACACTGAGCGTCTCGTGACCTATGACCTCACACAGCTCCCTCAGTTTCCTCTGGTTCACCTCACACGACACCACCTCACCTCAGGTCACTGTCAGACGAAGACACCGGGGGAAACCCAGAGACTCCGGCGGAGACCCTGTCGGTGCAGTGGAGGGGAGCTGGCAGCTTCCTGAGGAGTCGCACACGCTCGCCACTGAAGCGGGAGCTTGTTTAAAGGTCAAAGGACGATCACAGAATATCTTCAACAGTCCAAACTCCAAGAAGTGCGTGAGAGCGTGTAGGAGGTGACTTCTCCTAACGGACGATGGCCTTTAGGAGCCAAacctccttctttttttaagtCTTCTATTCGTCTATTTCTGTTTCCGCTCCTGCTCGGATAGTTTGCAAATAGATACTGAATCTGAGCTGAAATCTGAACACATCTGCACACATCTGGTCAAGCAGCCATTTAAAGGTCAGCTACAGTGACACCAAACCTCGTTTTCATGCAAAATCCAATCTGTTTGTCATATTTATGTAAAAACTACAGCCTGACTGATATAAGAGGGTAAGATATTTTGAAAATAACAGCATATTGgcccatatatatatacatagagATATCAATTCTTTAAACACGCAATTTGGTGACAGCAGATGTGAACCAGCTGAGATCAGAGCGTGAGCACCACCTCACCGCGGTCATCACGATAAATAAAGATTGAAACGGTTCAACCAACCGTCTTTCATCATCACCATGAAACTGTTTCATCCTTAAACACCAAGAAATACATAGAAATTCAATTTAGAAAATAAGTATTAGAAAatagatcaaatgtaaacataaatcggtaaaataaaagttttcatatcaacaAAGACTTGATTTGCTCATCGACTCACAAAGTCACACACGGACAAAGTGCAGCTGTGTTGTTATGCGGTGGCAGTGTCGGGTGTCGTATCGAGCTTTTGGCTTTTGTTGACATTTCAGCGCCGGCGTCTCTGAATCACTCGTCTGAAATTCAGATGAGGCCGAGGAAAGTTGTTGATCATCTCAATGAAACAGATCATTTCATAAACAATGAGTGTGGTTTGGATTTGGCTCAAATCCATAAGAACACAGAGTTTATTTGTTTCGCTGATGACTCTTTAAAACTGTTAATCAGCAGCTGTAACATCTATGACAGCGTGAAGTGATGAAGACGAGGTCGTGTGAAGCTTTAAACCGATGAAGGCCGGTGACTCATGTGGCCTCAGCTGGTGACAGACTAGCTCATTAGAAAGTTCCCACAGTGCATTTCCTCTTTAACTTAACTTTCCACCAACATGTGGATCCGCATACAGACGATCGTGTCCACTGGTCCTGAGTCGTCCAGAGATTCATGAGTTTGATCAGGAGGAaactttttgttgtgtttgcagacGGAGCTGAGCGACGGCATCGCCATCTTGGTCGCCAGCAACGACAACATCCAGGCGGCCATCTCTCAGCTGGAGGACATATGCCACACTGTGgaggttaaacacacacacacacacacacacacacacacacacacacacatacatacatcatttatttttatatataacatTTTGATGGCTTTTCCAGAGCTTTCAACCACATCTCATGATTGGAATTCGACCCTGTGGTTTCACTCCTTCACCAACCGGTCCGGCTTCAGTCTGtattctctctttttcactgtaacctttgacctttgaccactgaaatcttatcagttcatctttgagtcaaaatttGAAGAGGTTCTCTAAGGGCAGACTTTAGAAATCATGTTCAAGAGACACGAAACAGTTGTGAGAcacccttgacctttgacctttgacctcacccaaatctaatcagttcatctgtgagtaCAAGTGAACGTTTGTGTTAAATTTGAACGGATTCTCTTGAGGCCTTGTTAAAGTAACACGTTCACAAGGCAAACAAATTACctcactgacctttgaccttttcatCTGCGCGTGTCTGTTTAACAGGGTTACACTTAATTAGGGAGGAGCTAATAACATTTTGGTGAGGATCTGGATCGGGGGGCGGATCTTTAACAGGACGTCGTATATATTGAATTCATTTCCACTTCCAGGAGAGCGGCCGGCGGCAGAGGGAGCAGCTCGCCGCTCACTTCTCCGGCCTGGTGTCCGTGCTGGAGGAGCGGAAGCAGGAGCTGGTCGGTCACATCTCCAGAGAACAGGACGGTAAACTGAAACACCTGCGAGGCCTCATCCGCCGGCACAGCGACCACCAGGAGGCGGCGGTGACACTGGTGGAGTCGGGCATCCAGACCATGGAGGAGCAGCACATGGCCGTGTTCATACAGGTGGGCGTCGCCtcacatcagaatcagaatcagaatcagaatcagaattattttaattgGCAATTATATTTACACTCATTTGGAAATGACTTGGTGTGATTGGTGCAttggacataaaacaacaatataaacatgtgctgttgttgttACGGCTTGAGACTGATGCTCGGTGTCGGTGTGAGTTTGTCCTTGAACTCAACTTATCATGTTATCAGGTCATCATGTCATTATTTCATTATGTTATCATGTTATCATGTTATCATGTTATCATGTTATCATGTTATCATGTTATCACGTTATCATGTTATCATGTTATCAGGTCATCATGTCATTATGTCATCATGTTATCATATTATCATGTTATCATGTTACCATGTTATCAGGTCATCATGTCATTATGTTATCATGTTATCATATTATCATGTTATCATGTTACCATGTTATCATATTATCATGTCATCATGTTATCAGGTCATCATGTCATTATGTCATTATGTCATCATGTTATCAGGTTATCAGGTTATCATATTATCATATTATCATATTATCATGTAATCATGTTATCATGTgatcaggctccacccccatcCATTTAAATCGGCCTGGTAGCTTTTGTGATTTAACGCAAATTGAAAACAATTCAAGTTTATATTCACGTCTCATTTCTTTGTTAAACTAACTGCAGTGATTTCAGCTCCGTCAAAAGACAATGGACAAGATTTTATATTCCATGATCTATTAAATTAAGGATTGATTTATTAAACTAGCTCCATTGGCATGAATTGAAATAACGTTTTTACAACTTGTCTCAAAAAAGGCAATAATTATAATCCTAATAATCATAACAACTTCTTCTGCCTCCCTGAATACGAAGAGCTTCAGTTAATTATTGTTTGAACAGTCGAAGCAGAATTTGAAAAACCTCCAACACAGTTTgagaatagaataaaaagcAGGAGCAGGCGACTCGTGGACTGAGGAGTCGACTTCTCACAGTTCACTCCGTCCTTGTTCTTGTTACTAAATCCAGAATCTTCCCGGCCGACGCGTCACGTCTGCGTCAGCGCGTCTCCTCCGAGGAAACACTGTTTGTTCTGAGACTCAGGTGTCGCTGCTTTATATCCTCACGCTCCGTCAGAGCAGCTGGTGGAGAAGATGGAGTCGCTGGACGCCACCACGTCGTCCTGCCGGCGCTTCTTAACGTTTCTATTTCACAGGAAGCACAATGTGATTATTCATTTCATGTGTTTCCTCTGTTCTGTCTCGTTCACAGAGCGCCAGCGTCCTTCTGGAGAAGTAAGTCCACGTTGTCCTGATTCTGCATGAGACCTTTAATTAAATCATTGGTTCTAACTCGTCCCAAAAGTCGGTCTGTCTCCTACAGGGGACGGTTTCTTATCTACACACTTAATACAAAgagattttattatttatttattatcaggCTCAGATTTCAGTATTTTCTTCTTGTCCATCACCAAAACAAATTCCAATTAACTGGGTTCATGTGGTAATAAAGTATAAAGTCAAACATCAGacttaataaaatacatttcactGAAAATATGTTGGTATTGTACTTTTACATCTTTgaaattataattaaactgaggATTTGATACATAACAATGTTTTACTTCAGTTCTCATCCTTCACAGGTCACATGTTCCTCATGTGACCTTCTACTCTGAAATGTCATCACACATTTACACCTGAGTACACACACGGACTGAGATGCAGATACAcaactctccacacacacacacacacacacacactacaacaCTGGCCCCATAGTTTGTCATATCCAACACAAATTAATTTCTTTAACAGGGTCCAGAACATTGTgattaaaatatatgaaacaaggACAGATGGGAAAAAACACCACTGTCCCTTTCATTTCAcattagactgtgtgtgtgtgtgtgtgtgtgtgtgtgtgtgtgtgtgtgtgtgtgtgtgtgtgtgtgtgtgtgtgtgtgtgtgtgtgtgtgtgtgtgtgtgtgtgtctgaacatTGTGTGTCGGACTTTAAGTCAGGGTggagatcagtgtgtgtgtggttcatcGATCGCCTGGTTCAATGTTTATCCCTCAAATTTACTGATTCACAAGAGtctgttttatttcctcttagtgtttggtttggtttgatgATGTTTGAAAGAACTTAAAAACAGGAGTTTAATTGAAATAGATCAAATCAGACGTAAACACTATGACAGCAATGCTTTTGGTCCCTGACATATAAAGGTGATAGAATgaaaggatgtgtgtgtgttgacagaaTGGCGGTGACGGCGAGGGCATCGAACGTGGAGCGTCCGGAGCTCGGCTTCGAGAGCATGAGCCACTTCTCCATCGACACCGACCACCTGACGGAGATGTTACACAACATGGACTTCTGCTCTGGTACGTAGCTCGAGTGGAGAGGGAACgttggagggaggagaagaaaatatacattttacagaGGTGATAGTTTGGATGGAACATCTGTCCGTCGAATGGAGGAAGCATCAAACTCCTCTTGAAGGATCAGTTTGTTCAAACGTCCTGTTCCACTCACAAACTGCACATgtttgataaataataaatttcACTCAGTAAACATCTCACACAGGGAAACAGAGACCTCGAGGATTAGACACAATTTCCTTTAGGCTCCATTTACACAGGTTCAAATATAgctgtttactgtgtgtgtttgtgtgtttctgtgtgtgtgtgtgtctgttttcaggTGTGGGAGATGAAGAGGATTCTGAGGACGTGGGAGAAGAGTCAGAACCTGACTTTGGCTGCAGATACTGAGACCTTCACGAAAGCTTTAAGGGAACAGAGAAAGttcagtctccttatgaaaccacatttaaattcactagatccacatCTTCATTTGGATCATCACTAAtttacacaaactcataaaCTTCAGTCCGAAAAATATGATCTTTTGAAATCTTCATTCGTTCACCGCTGACCTCGTCTTCAGTTGTCAGTGCACGTTCATGATTTTTGGGGGCGGAGCTTGGGCAGGAGGGGAGGGGTTTTGAtcttccaggattaccaacccgagCTTTAAGGATCCCTTTGTATCATCTACTAACACAAAGGAAGAATAAATTACTGCacacgatttaaaaaaaagctaaaatctCTCAGTGAACATCTTTCAGACGCACTTGACGTCTCCAACAACTGAAACAGTGCAAATGTGTCAGAGCCTGTTTATAGATGTTCTGATGAATTATAATATTTATCAATCTGCACTGTGTGAACGCAGCAGCAGAGCGGACGTGTGAAATCATCTCTCAACCGGGCCGCTTACGTAAAGTGAGCGTAGAGGGAAGGATTCCCCTCGTCCACTCCGGAGAGGAGACGGCCTCAGTGTGGTCATGCTGagtcaataacaacaacaacaacaaaaacaacaacagcagcatcgtcctcctcctcctccgccgagCTGGGACATGAGGCCGGGGAGAGTCACTGGTGATTATTGAGACGTGGGACGATGACAATGATCTCATCCTCTTCGTCCTTTGTTCCTCGGTGCTGAGGAACCCGGACGGAGACGGAGGTTCATCTCAATCCTCCAGGAAATGAATCCACACAAGAcatcatcaatcaatccatcagtTAGATTCTAGTTCTGTAGAAGTCAAATTCACAGTCTCAATTTTAGGTGATTAAAGTTTGAGTATAAATGAGGAGACAAATATGCAACCTACTTTTAATGATGATCCACGATTCATGATCCCTGGATCTGCAACgacaaagcagaagaagaagtcgATCCAGTCACATAGACGTtaaagggatgaagaggaggaggaggaggaggaggaggaagaggaggaggaggaggaggaggaggagaagaatctCCATCTTTCTCCCCTGACAATCTAGAGCAGGTCCAACCCGAATCGGCTCAAACTCATAATCTGTATCCCGgaggcttttttttaaagtcgaCTCTTAAACGTAGAGAAGGAGATTCCAGAAGAGAACATGAATGGTCAGAAATCGTACATTCATAAACCTCATgcgtctgtttcctccttcgtTTCCTTTTGTCCGTTGTGTGTAAATATATCTGCCTGTGTGTAGCTGACAGGAAACCAGAGTGGATTTAACTCCGTGGGAGGGAAGAGATTTTTccttcatgtgtgttttcattcaggATTTAAAGCTCTTCTTCATCAGAGGATCCTGTGAAGTCCACAGTGTTTGAGTTGTGTCCGTTCTATAACTCATGTAGAAACatgttacataaataaaatctaCGTTTGAGAGAGAAATGGTTTCTTTGAATCgagattttattaaaaaacatacatttacatGGGTTAGAGCGATATAACTGtttattgtcttttattttatgaatGCAGAAGAAGAATTGagcctttatttaaaaatggatAAAAAGAGAAAGACTGTATAGGTTGAGCAGGATGTAGAAACGAGTGGGAAGATAATCTTATTACTGTAGGTATGGAaattatgttgttgttgtttgtgggggggggggggggattctgaaagaatgtgtgtgtacgtgtttgtgtgtgtacgtgtgtgtgtctgtgaccaaGACACAAGCCATAAGAAAGACAGGAAAGAAGAAATGGTTCACGGTGACACGTTCATGGTCACgtgatgaaatgaaaagaggCGGGAGGTGGATGAGGGTCCACAGATAATATGTTTATTCAAATAATCATAATGATACGTTTTttcaaataatcataataaaatgtttatatcaGAAACAACTTCAAATCTAAAAAGTCCTTTTTGTGTATAAACACAAACGATGGAATCTGACAAACAAGAAAAtagtgatttatttattcactggtgtgtttgtttgtagattttTGCTTATTTATTGACATTGattgcattttatttaaagctttgtaacatttgaaaaatattagTTTGACgataataaatatatgtattgtgTTTTCACGTAGTTTGTGGACTTTGTGAATACTCATCTGTTAATAGACTCTAATATTAAACTTTATGATTTATATACAGCAGCTGTTTTCTCTGCTTTCTGCTGAATCAACATTAGAATTTTATAAGTGGAATATCCCTCTCAAATATAAACTAAAGACAAGTTAATTTAGCTGAACTCTGGTTTATTCAGATATGTATCTGTTGATGAATTAACACTTTCCCTATCccataataaacaaataaatgaatgtgacTAAAGCGTTTTGCTGCTTCACAAACCTCCGAGCTCTCGTTGGTTCatgttcttttcctcctctcagctCTCGTCCGTGAGTTTTCCAGATGAACAAAGTTTGGAGTTCGATGACACACGTCCGGCTGTGATCTCCGTGATGTGGAGTCGAGTGTAGAAACACAATGAGCAGAGGACGAGGAATCACACCCACAGTTCAGACTGAGTCAGAAACTCAGAGAGCGTTTCTTCACTTTGAAATTTGACTTCCATCGTTTCTGATCGTCACAAACGATGCAGCGAGAAAACTCAACCGACTCTCAGAGGAATTCATTAACTTGGATTTGTTTAGATTAATTCCATCGTTACCTCAGTTTACAGGATTAATCAAAAACTACCGAATCGACTTACATGATATTTTGAGATATTTTCAGTCCTCGTCAAGAAATCAGATAAGAAGATTATCACTCATGTCCTGTACTtcgc
The genomic region above belongs to Pleuronectes platessa unplaced genomic scaffold, fPlePla1.1 scaffold_398, whole genome shotgun sequence and contains:
- the LOC128436471 gene encoding LOW QUALITY PROTEIN: tripartite motif-containing protein 54-like (The sequence of the model RefSeq protein was modified relative to this genomic sequence to represent the inferred CDS: deleted 1 base in 1 codon), producing SVFSSRPVNMKPEQQQQLMCDDHEEEKINIYCVSCETPTCSMCKVFGRHKDCDVAPLGSVYMRQKTELSDGIAILVASNDNIQAAISQLEDICHTVEESGRRQREQLAAHFSGLVSVLEERKQELVGHISREQDGKLKHLRGLIRRHSDHQEAAVTLVESGIQTMEEQHMAVFIQSASVLLEKMAVTARASNVERPELGFESMSHFSIDTDHLTEMLHNMDFCSGVGDEEDSEDVGEESEPDFGCRY